From Fulvivirga lutea:
AAGTAGATATGGTGGTGATGAGGCACAGTAGCCCCGGTGCACCGCACTTTTTAGCCAAACATATCGATGCAAACATTGTGAATGCGGGTGATGGAACGCATGAACATCCAACTCAGGCTTTACTAGACACCTTTTCGATTTACCAGCGACATGGAAGCCTGGAAGGACTGAAAGTGGCAATTATTGGAGATATTCTGCATTCTAGAGTAGCATTGTCAAATATTTTTGCCCTTAAAAAGTTGGGAGCAGAAGTTATGGTGTGTGGTCCAAATACACTACTACCAAAATATATTAGTTCATTGGATATTAAAGTGGAGCTGGATGTGCGAAAAGCCTTACAGTGGTGCGATGTAGCCAATGTTTTAAGAATCCAGTTAGAGCGTCAGCATATTAAGTACTTTCCTTCTTTGAGAGAATATTCTCTGTATTATGGTATCAATAAAAAGTTGCTGGATAGCCTCGACAAGCAAATCACAATTATGCACCCTGGTCCAATTAACAGGGGTGTTGAATTAAATAGCGATGTTGCCGATTCTGACCATGCCATTATTCTGGAACAGGTAGAAAATGGTGTAGCGGTAAGAATGGCGGTATTGTATTTGCTTGCAGGAGTGCAGTAATATTTGCCAACAATATGCTTAAGAGTTTAGATGTACTATTGTTCATAACACACTGTGTTGTAATACTTTTCAATTTATTTGGCTGGGTGCACCCTAAAACAAGAAAGCTGCATTTGGTTGTGGTTGGCCTAACGCTGTTTTCATGGTTAGTCTTAGGCTTTTGGAAAGGCTTTGGCTATTGCATTTTAACTGATTGGGAATGGGATATAAAACGTGAGTTAGGCGAAAGAAATTTACCTGCCTCGTTCATTCAATATCTTTCGAATAACATATTTGGGTTAGGATGGAGCAGAATATTCGTAGATGGCGTGACATTAGGATCTTTTTTACTAGCGATAGTAATAACCCTGAAAGTAAACTTTTTCAAAGGCAAGAAAGTCTAATTTCAGCCTTAATACTTCTAGCGTTTTGTTAACTGAACTATTGACAAAACATGAATAAAAACCGCTGCTGGCATCAAATAACCTGCTACCAAAACAAAGGGATAAGAGGTAAATTTCAATGAAATATAAGGGCTCTCTGGATAAAGGTGAGGTGCATAAATTGAAGTGAGAAACAAGATAATTATTGACAAAATAATTAACAAACCTGCATAATTCCAGTACAAGATGGCTTTCAATGGTAATTGGTTAAATTGGAAGACCAATAATGCAATGACCGGAGCAGAAGAAGCAAATATCATATCAAAATTATAGCCTTCGATTGTAACCTGAGGTGGTAGTATTGAAGCCGTAACAGAATAAACAAACAATACCTCAATTGCAATGCGATAGGTTTGAACGTAGACTAGCCATTGTGTAGGTATGTTTTGAATCCACTGTTTATTCCTATTCGTGTAAATGAATGCCCCAGTGAATATAAAAGCAGGCAGTATAAGCGTAAGGAAGAATTTTGGAGGGAAACTAAAGTCGGCAATTAAACCTGAATTGGCCATTAACCAGATGTAGATATTCCAACCTAATAAACCGGAAATGAGTATCAGTAGCTTTTTGATATAATTAGCCTCAAAAGTTTTTCTGATCGTATGTTCTCCAATTACAAACAGTAAAATGGTTACCAGTATTGATAGTGCTAAATAACCTGCTGCTAGTGTCATATTAGGTGAGTTTTAGATGTTAACTTGTGAAATCAAAGTTAAATTAATTAACTTCTAAATTGCAAGTTAAATTGTTAAAATATATTTTTGATCATGGACTTCAGATCGGCATGCCCTATAAATTTTGGATTAGAACATTTTGGAGATAAATGGTCACTTTTAATTTTACGTGACTTAATGTTCAAAGG
This genomic window contains:
- a CDS encoding DUF2784 domain-containing protein, giving the protein MLKSLDVLLFITHCVVILFNLFGWVHPKTRKLHLVVVGLTLFSWLVLGFWKGFGYCILTDWEWDIKRELGERNLPASFIQYLSNNIFGLGWSRIFVDGVTLGSFLLAIVITLKVNFFKGKKV
- a CDS encoding aspartate carbamoyltransferase catalytic subunit; the protein is MSRLSQKHLLGIKNINREDIELIFETAASFKEVINRPIKKVPSLRDITIANVFFENSTRTKLSFELAEKRLSADVVNFSSSNSSVKKGETLLDTVNNILAMKVDMVVMRHSSPGAPHFLAKHIDANIVNAGDGTHEHPTQALLDTFSIYQRHGSLEGLKVAIIGDILHSRVALSNIFALKKLGAEVMVCGPNTLLPKYISSLDIKVELDVRKALQWCDVANVLRIQLERQHIKYFPSLREYSLYYGINKKLLDSLDKQITIMHPGPINRGVELNSDVADSDHAIILEQVENGVAVRMAVLYLLAGVQ